The Coleofasciculus chthonoplastes PCC 7420 sequence TTTAAGTAGACAAATGAACATTGTATAGAATTGGAAAACCAATCGGGAACGATATAATTTACTAAGCTGTTCGGCATTTAAACCATAATGTCAAGAATTGCGAGATCCTTGTAGTGCGTTTAGCGAAGCCATGCCGCAGGCTTTGCATCTTGCTCGCTACTAATATCCAATTTAAATGCATTTCAGCTTATTGCATGTCCCTTCACTCATGACTAATGATTGCATTTGTTAAACTTTTGATCAAACTCGTAAAACTGGCTTTGGCTGTCAGTTTAGTGTTTCCGGCAGTTTATTTTAGAACGCCATGGTTGGCAAGTTTAAGGGATTGGGCATTTGGTTTGGTCTTTATGATCAGTTTGGGATTAATCGTTTCGGAAATTTTAGGCTGGACGAGAAATTCAAGCCAAAGACAAGTTATTCTCAGCGTTTTTATTTTAGCGATCGCGTCATTCAGTTTTTCTTTGGCGGTGACGACGGAAGTTAAGTTCCAGTTGACTAAACAAGCGATTCTGAATCGAGAAGCAAGCCAACTGGAAACTCTGGGTCAGCATTTTATTGTGGGTTATCGTAATCTTGAGGAGGTAAAAACTCTGGTCAAAAAAGGCGCGATCGCTGGTGTCTTTATCACTAGACGAAATATCCAGAATAAAACCCCAGACGAAATTAACCAAGAAATCCAATCGTTACAAGCCATTCGCGACAATCAGGGGTTATCACCCTTGTGGATAGCTACGGATCAAGAAGGCGGTATTGTCTCGCGATTATCTCCGCCTTTAACTCAATTACCCCCCTTATCATCAATTATTAAAGATAAAAAAGATATCGATAGTACCAAAGAAGACGTTATCCGCTATGCTAGTATTCAGGGTAAAGAATTGTCCGAGATTGGTATTAATTTAAACTTTGCCCCAGTCGTGGATTTAAATTATGGGGTTATCAGTTCTGAAGATAAATATTCTAAAATTTATCTGAGAGCCATATCCGCCGATAAAGATATTGTGGCTAAGGTGGCATTATGGTATTGCCAAACCCTAGCCGACTATGGCGTAACCTGTACCATTAAACATTTCCCTGGATTGGGACGAGTGGATACGGATACCCATCTTGAGGATGCTCAATTGAAAACGTCGGTAGCGGAATTAACCCAAGCAGACTGGGTGCCATTTCGGGAAGTCATGAGCAAAACAAATGCCTTTACGATGTTGGGACACGCTCAATTAATTGCCGTTGATCCTGACCATCCTGTATCGTTTTCTCAACAAGTTGTTACAGACATTATTCGAGACAAATGGCAGCATAATGGCATTCTAATTACAGATGATTTTAGTATGCATGCGGTTTATAGCAGTCAAGATGGGTTAGAGGCGGCTACAGTAAAAGCCATTAACGCTGGAGTTGATTTAATCTTAATGGCTTACGATACCGATTTGTATTACAACGCGATGAATGCTTTGCTTCAGGCTGAATCGGCTAATCGTTTAGATATTACCGTTCTGAAAAGTAGTAATACAAGACTCAAGCAAGCTATCAGGAAAATATTATGAATTATGAAGAAATAGAAAACAGTGAGGCGTAAATCAATAACAAATGGCAACATTTCCTGATCGCATAAAATTATTTATGTATTGAGAAACATATCAAACGCATCCTTCAGTTGATCCTCAGCGACAACAAGAACATCGGTTCTGTAAAGGCGCTGAGGTTTTTTATATGCATTTAAAATGGTGGAATCGGTTGTAGGTTGGGTTGACGCCAGAAAATAAACACCTGAAAGACAGTTGTAGAGACGATCCGCCTGCATCAATTAACACCTGTCGCCCACTCAATTTGATCGGGTGTCCTCTCCTGAAACCGTTGGATCAGTAGAACAAATAGGGTAACTGGTACGTCCATGACATGGAGGAATACGTTCGTGAAAAATACTCATGATTCGTCAAACTGAATAAGTTGTGTTAAATTTACGGGTTTAAGCAAGAAAAAATGGCAATGAGTAATCCCGCTCGATCAGAGTCTTCAGTTCCACCAAAACCCACCCAACCGGAAAAACTTAATCTTTCCACGAAAATGGCTTACGGGGCGGGTGATATGGGGGCGGGGATTACGGCTACCCTGTTGGCGTTCTCCTTACTAATTTTTCTCACCAATGTAGCTGGATTAAGTCCAGGGTTAGCCAGTACGGTGCTGTTAATCGGCAAAATCTGGGATGCGATTAATGATCCCATTGTCGGAGTATTAAGCGATCGCACTCGGTTCCGTTGGGGACGACGCCATACCTGGATGATCCTATCCGGTATTCCCTTTGGTGTGTTCTTTTTCCTGCAATGGGTTGTACCCCCTATCAATCAGTTGGCGCTGTTTTGGTATTACGTGATTGTCAGTATTTTATTCAACATGGCGTTTACAGGTGTTAATTTGCCCTATACCGCATTGACGCCAGAACTGACTCAAGATTACAACGAACGTACCAGCTTGAATAGTTTTCGCTTTGCCTTCTCCATTGGTGGGAGTATTCTCTCCTTAGCCTTGGGTCAATTTATCTTTAAAGTTATTCCCAATGATCAAACACAATATCTAGTCTTGGGACTCATCTGTACAATTCTGTCTGTTCTACCCGTCTACTGGTGTGTGTGGGGAACCACAGATCCAACGGCGGCGGGGGAACGGCGATCGCCGCAAACGGTGGAGGAGAGTAATGAAACGGAAATCCCTTTTTTAGAACAGCTAAAAATTGCCTTTAGCAATCGTCCTTTTCTGTATGTCATCGGGATTTATCTGTTTTCTTGGTTAGCCTTTCAGTTAACAGCAGCGATTATTCCCTATTATTTGGTTAACTGGATGGGTCAAGAGTCCTATTTTACCGCCGCCTTAGTGGTTCAATGTGTAGCCTTAGTGATGCTTTTTGTCTGGAATTTGGTAAGTCAGCGCGTCGGTAAACGGGCAGTTTATTTTATGGGAATGAGTGCCTGGATTGTCGCCCAAGGCGGATTATTCTTTTTACCACGGGATCAGGTGGGATTAATGTATCTCCTCTTTGTCATGGCAGGGTTTGGCATTGCCATTGCCTATCTCATCCCTTGGTCAATGTTACCCGATGTGATTGAATTAGATGAACTAAATACGGGTCAACGGCGCGAGGGAATATTCTATTCGTTTATGGTACTCCTGCAAAAAATGGGATTAGCGTTGGGGTTGTTTCTTGTGGGACAAGCGCTGGATTTTGCGGGGTTTTTGACTAATGAACCGGGTCAACCGATACCAGAACAACCAGCTTCGGCGTTGCTGGCGATTCGGTTAGTTGTTGGTCCATTGCCTACCGTGTTCTTACTTTGTGGATTAATTTTGGCATATTTTTATCCCATCACTCGCGAAGTTCATGCAGAAATTATGTTACAGCTTCAGGAACGCAAGTCGGGTACTGATACTTCGGCTGACGAAGGTTTGGAACTTGAGTGACGCTATGGCTAAAATTGGTAACCGTTCTCAAATACTCTATCAAGTCCCATAAAATAAAGCCCCATAAAATAAAGCCCCCCTTTGAAAGGGGGGAACTGGAGTGAAGGCGAGCTTTGAAAGGGGGGAACTAGCGATCGCTCTAGACTGGCTACATGCATACTCAACCCTCAACCCCAGTCCAGTGATAGACCGAAAGTTGTTTATTTATCGTTCAAGTCGTGATCATTTTGCTATAATCTTCCTCTAATTCGGCTGGGTGGAATATCCCAATTGATATCACGTTGGCAATCAAATTCACAATGACATACCCAAGAAAACAGCCAATTTCCCAAGTGCAGCTTAAACGTCAACAACGGGGAAAGCTAGCGGCGTTGGTGCTAGCCACTTTGTTGCTGCTATTTTTTCCCGTTAGAGTTCTTGCTCAAGACGCCCAAGCCTCGGGTGGTTTCCTGAATGCGATCGACAGTGTATTCTCGGCAATCGTCGCTGTCCTGTTTAAGTTTCTCTTCTACGACATCGGTGGTTTTCCGCTGATTGTGGTGTGGTTGATTGTGGCAGGTATTTTCTTTACGCTTCGCTTGGGCTTTATCAATATCCGTGCCTTTAAACATGCGATCGATGTGGTAAGGGGTAGGTATGATGACCCAGAGGAAGAGGGACAAGTCTCTCATTTTCAGGCGCTGGCGACAGCTTTGTCGGGAACGGTGGGATTAGGCAACATTGCTGGCGTGGCTGTGGCAATCCAGGTGGGAGGTCCAGGCGCTATGTTTTGGCTGACACTGGCGGCTTTTCTGGGTATGACAACTAAGTTGGTGGAATGTACCCTAGGACTCAAATATCGCATCGAACGACCCGATGGTACCGTCGCTGGGGGACCGGCTTATATGCTCTCACGCGGGTTAACCAAGATGGGGTTGGGTCCGCTGGGAAAAGGATTAGGAATTATTTTTTCCGTGCTGGCGATTTTTGGTTCGATGGGTGGCGCGAATATGTTCCAGTCTAACCAAGCCGCCATCGCGTTTGTGGGTACATTTCCGGGGATGCAGGGATGGATCGTCGGTCTGGTTTTGGCAGTGTTAACCGCAATTGTGATTATTGGTGGGATTGAGCGAATTGCTTCGACAACGGGGTTGCTGGTGCCCGCAATGGCGGTGATTTATATCTTGGGGTGTCTGTGGATTGTGGTGGTGAATTTGCCCCAAGTTCCTGCTGCGATCGCTACAATTATTAGCCAAGCTTTTGTCCCAGAAGCGCTTGAAGGCGGTATTGAAGGCGGTATTATTATCGTTATCGTGCAAGGGGTGCGGCGCAGTGCTTTCTCCAATGAAGCGGGAATTGGTTCAGCCGCGATCGCGCACTCGGCGGCTCGGACTGATGAACCAGTGCGGGAAGGGATTGTCGCCCTCTTGGAACCGTTTATTGATACGATCATCATCTGCAACATGACTGGAATCATGATTGTCCTAACGGGTGTCTATCAAGATACGGGTGAAGCGATCGATGGTTCCCAGATGACACTGAATGCCTTTGCTACAGTTAGTGACTGGTTTCCGGTGGTTCTCACAATCGCGATTTTCTTGTTTGCCTTCTCCACGATTATTTCTTGGAGTTATTACGGCGAGATTTCCTGGCAATATCTCTTTGGTCAACGCACTATTATCATCTATAAGCTGATTTTTGTCGCCTGTGTGTTTATCGGTGCCGTTGTTACTCCTGGTGCGGTGATTGATTTTAGCGATTTAACCCTGCTGATGATGGCACTTCCCAACTTAATTGGTGCTTATTTTCTCTCCAATGAGGTGGCGGGAGACATTAGCAATTATATGGAAAGGTTGCGTTCGGGGCAAATGCCAACTTATGCAGAAAAGCTCGCCACTCTGGGAGATTCCCACCAAGCTGGAAACTAATGCATCCCAACAAATTTTGAGTTTTGTGAGTTGTAGGGGCGGGTTTCACTATTATCGTTTCTTGTCATCCAGATGTCACTAAACCCGCCCTGGCTTCAAAGAAAAATTCAGAATCTCATGGTAATCGCTTCCATTCACACAAGCTACACGGAAATGAACAATTAATAATTATGAGCTGGCTAAAAAAGAACGATGTGCTTGTACCGACTGATTTCTCTGATATATCCTTTACCGCACTGGCTCCGGCTTTAGAGTTTGTCGAGGACATATCTCATTTGCATGTCATCCACGTTCTACTGCCTTTGAGTGCAGTCGATCCAGGTACGATATGGAAAACGGTTACTTCAGAATCTCGACAAAACAACGCTCAATCTTTTTTGAAAAACAAGCTGAGTGAACTGGGGTATGTAGGAGTACAACATCAGGTTTCGATTGGAACTCCTAGTCATGAAATTGTGGACTATGCCAAAGAAAAAGGAATTGAATTAATTGTTATGCCCACTCACGGACACACAGGTGTCAAGCGGGTTTTGATGGGTTCTGTGGCTGAGCAAGTGGTACGGTTGTCTCCTTGTCCGGTGTTGTTACTCCGTTGAAGCGGTAGAAGGGTATCAGGATGGAAGGATTAACTCTCGCGATCGCAGGGGGTGATCTGGAAATGTTAAGCTGTAATTAGAAGCCGTTTTAATCAATCCCTATTTGGTAAAGAGTTCATGCCTAGAGCGAAAGTACAGTTCACGTCTCATCAGAATTGTCATCCCAATTATGCTAATGTGGCTTTAGTTAATCCCCTGGATGATGATATAATTATTGACTTTGGATTTGTAGACCCTCTTGGGTTCAGAGAGTTAAGACAAACTTCCGAAGAAGAGATTGCTGTTGAGTCTAAACCTCTAGCCCGTTTGATTGTTAGTCCCACGATAGCCAAACAATTGATTGATGATCTGCAAGAAGCGTTAAATCTCACTAGTGAAAAGGAGGAATAAAAATGCAATCTAATAAATTACTCAGTGATATTCATGGTAATAGATGTAAAATTTATGAGGATATTTTTAAGTATCGGAATATTGAAAGTAAGAGTTATCAATATTTGCAAAAGGATGTATATTGCAACAGTCAACCAAAACAGACAAAAAAAACATTTATTGTCCCACATATACGGTCAATAAAATCACTCGGTAATTCTGTTTTTAGAGCAGTTTCAGGCAAAAAGGATAGTTTATTAAGATATGACGATACAGATAATCTGGATAAGCTATCTGCCTACCCAGAACCGAATTTTGTTGAATACATGGAACATCAAAGTCAGCTTTTTGAAAAGAAAAGAAAAGAGTTGTTGAATCAGTATGAGGGTATGTATGTAATCTTTGAAGATGGACAGGTTCTGGATGCAGATAAAGACGAAGCCGCTTTAGTAAAACGAGCTTACTCAGAAACTGGACCAAGACACCTATTTATCAAAAAGGTTCTTACTGAAGATCCGAAGTTGACAATTAACGTTCCATCTCTGTCTAAATAATAGTTGAGTTTCAGTGGGGTCTTACAATTACACTTCTTTGGGAGAAGGAAAACCCAATGCTCCTCTTATAACAGTGCAACTAGCATCCCTTGACAAAACAGAGCCTAAAAAAGTCAATGGGAGGGCGTTTCTGGATACAGGTTCCGCCCCTACACCCCTCATGCCACACCAATGCGCTTCCTTAAACTATTTTCTATAATGTATGTAACATTTCTTAACGATAAGGGGAAGCGGATGGATTATCCTAACTTAGCGCAAATTTCAGATCAGCTAGAGAGTGCCAACTCCCGCGATCGCATGGTGGCGTTAGCTCATCTCCGTAATGTGCCAGCAGAGGAGGCTGTGCCTTTAATCAAGAAGGTTTTAGATGATCCAAGTTTACAAGTGCGATCGATGGCTGTCTTTGCCTTGGGGGTAAAACAGACAGACGAATGCTACCCTATTTTGGTGAAACTACTCGAAACTGACCCCGATTATGGCATTCGCGCTGATGCCGCCGGAGCCTTAGGATATCTAGAAGATGCTAGAGCCTTTGAATCATTAGTCCGGACCTTCTATGAAGATACACAATGGTTAGTCCGGTTCAGCGCGGCTGTCGCATTGGGCAATATAAAAGATCCCCGCGCCCGTCAAGTTCTCACTAAAGCACTGGATAGTGAAGAAATCGTGGTGCAACAGGCGGCTATCTCCGCATTGGGTGAAATTAAAGCCATAGACGCTGTGGATGATATCCTGCGCTTTGCTCAATCCCCCGATTGGTTAGTGCGCCAACGATTAGCTGAAGCCCTGGGGAACCTACCCACCGATAAAAGCCAGTCGGCGTTAAAATTCTTAGCCAAAGACAGCCATTCCCAAGTTGCCCAAGCTGCATCTATCTCCCTGAACCGCCTGCAAGAGGCGACAAAGCCAGCCTAAACCTCTGCCCATGGCTTTACCGGAAGTCATGAGCAATCAACAATGAACCATAAACAAGCCAGGAGAACGATAAAATCAATTAAAGCTTTGTTAACGTGAAACGTCTGACTTCATGGATATAAAAGAATTTTTTGAGCAGAGTGCTGGTCGATGGTTTTCGCAGCGTACCAGTCACCACCTGGCATTTAAGCAAGCTGAAAATGGTAAGTCTGATATTACGATTGAAATGATCGCGGCTGATGCGCCAGAAGTGGTTCAGCTATGCCAACAGTATGAGGTTGATCCAGATTCAGCTATCTGTGGTGCCAGAGTGACGTGGGATGGCACAATGGACTGGGATGAAGAAAAGCATCAAGGTTCAACG is a genomic window containing:
- a CDS encoding glycoside hydrolase family 3 N-terminal domain-containing protein; protein product: MIAFVKLLIKLVKLALAVSLVFPAVYFRTPWLASLRDWAFGLVFMISLGLIVSEILGWTRNSSQRQVILSVFILAIASFSFSLAVTTEVKFQLTKQAILNREASQLETLGQHFIVGYRNLEEVKTLVKKGAIAGVFITRRNIQNKTPDEINQEIQSLQAIRDNQGLSPLWIATDQEGGIVSRLSPPLTQLPPLSSIIKDKKDIDSTKEDVIRYASIQGKELSEIGINLNFAPVVDLNYGVISSEDKYSKIYLRAISADKDIVAKVALWYCQTLADYGVTCTIKHFPGLGRVDTDTHLEDAQLKTSVAELTQADWVPFREVMSKTNAFTMLGHAQLIAVDPDHPVSFSQQVVTDIIRDKWQHNGILITDDFSMHAVYSSQDGLEAATVKAINAGVDLILMAYDTDLYYNAMNALLQAESANRLDITVLKSSNTRLKQAIRKIL
- a CDS encoding MFS transporter, whose amino-acid sequence is MAMSNPARSESSVPPKPTQPEKLNLSTKMAYGAGDMGAGITATLLAFSLLIFLTNVAGLSPGLASTVLLIGKIWDAINDPIVGVLSDRTRFRWGRRHTWMILSGIPFGVFFFLQWVVPPINQLALFWYYVIVSILFNMAFTGVNLPYTALTPELTQDYNERTSLNSFRFAFSIGGSILSLALGQFIFKVIPNDQTQYLVLGLICTILSVLPVYWCVWGTTDPTAAGERRSPQTVEESNETEIPFLEQLKIAFSNRPFLYVIGIYLFSWLAFQLTAAIIPYYLVNWMGQESYFTAALVVQCVALVMLFVWNLVSQRVGKRAVYFMGMSAWIVAQGGLFFLPRDQVGLMYLLFVMAGFGIAIAYLIPWSMLPDVIELDELNTGQRREGIFYSFMVLLQKMGLALGLFLVGQALDFAGFLTNEPGQPIPEQPASALLAIRLVVGPLPTVFLLCGLILAYFYPITREVHAEIMLQLQERKSGTDTSADEGLELE
- a CDS encoding alanine/glycine:cation symporter family protein, which encodes MTYPRKQPISQVQLKRQQRGKLAALVLATLLLLFFPVRVLAQDAQASGGFLNAIDSVFSAIVAVLFKFLFYDIGGFPLIVVWLIVAGIFFTLRLGFINIRAFKHAIDVVRGRYDDPEEEGQVSHFQALATALSGTVGLGNIAGVAVAIQVGGPGAMFWLTLAAFLGMTTKLVECTLGLKYRIERPDGTVAGGPAYMLSRGLTKMGLGPLGKGLGIIFSVLAIFGSMGGANMFQSNQAAIAFVGTFPGMQGWIVGLVLAVLTAIVIIGGIERIASTTGLLVPAMAVIYILGCLWIVVVNLPQVPAAIATIISQAFVPEALEGGIEGGIIIVIVQGVRRSAFSNEAGIGSAAIAHSAARTDEPVREGIVALLEPFIDTIIICNMTGIMIVLTGVYQDTGEAIDGSQMTLNAFATVSDWFPVVLTIAIFLFAFSTIISWSYYGEISWQYLFGQRTIIIYKLIFVACVFIGAVVTPGAVIDFSDLTLLMMALPNLIGAYFLSNEVAGDISNYMERLRSGQMPTYAEKLATLGDSHQAGN
- a CDS encoding universal stress protein yields the protein MSWLKKNDVLVPTDFSDISFTALAPALEFVEDISHLHVIHVLLPLSAVDPGTIWKTVTSESRQNNAQSFLKNKLSELGYVGVQHQVSIGTPSHEIVDYAKEKGIELIVMPTHGHTGVKRVLMGSVAEQVVRLSPCPVLLLR
- a CDS encoding DUF3467 domain-containing protein, with product MPRAKVQFTSHQNCHPNYANVALVNPLDDDIIIDFGFVDPLGFRELRQTSEEEIAVESKPLARLIVSPTIAKQLIDDLQEALNLTSEKEE
- a CDS encoding HEAT repeat domain-containing protein, yielding MDYPNLAQISDQLESANSRDRMVALAHLRNVPAEEAVPLIKKVLDDPSLQVRSMAVFALGVKQTDECYPILVKLLETDPDYGIRADAAGALGYLEDARAFESLVRTFYEDTQWLVRFSAAVALGNIKDPRARQVLTKALDSEEIVVQQAAISALGEIKAIDAVDDILRFAQSPDWLVRQRLAEALGNLPTDKSQSALKFLAKDSHSQVAQAASISLNRLQEATKPA